A portion of the Enterobacter sp. SA187 genome contains these proteins:
- a CDS encoding DMSO/selenate family reductase complex B subunit → MTTQYGFYIDSSRCTGCKTCELACKDYKDLTPEVSFRRIYEYAGGDWQEDNGVWQQNVFAYYLSIACNHCADPACTKVCPSGAMHKRDDGFVVVNEEVCIGCRYCHMACPYGAPQYNAAKGHMTKCDGCHSRVTEGKKPICVESCPLRALDFAPVDELREKYGSLDAVAPLPSGHFTKPNIVIKPNANSRPTGDKTGFLANPQEV, encoded by the coding sequence ATGACAACTCAGTACGGCTTTTATATTGATTCCAGCCGCTGCACCGGGTGCAAAACCTGCGAGCTGGCCTGCAAAGATTACAAAGACCTGACTCCGGAAGTCAGTTTCCGTCGCATCTATGAATACGCGGGCGGAGACTGGCAGGAAGACAACGGCGTCTGGCAGCAGAACGTGTTTGCCTATTATCTGTCGATTGCCTGCAACCACTGCGCCGATCCGGCCTGCACCAAAGTCTGCCCCAGCGGCGCGATGCACAAGCGCGACGACGGTTTTGTGGTGGTGAATGAAGAGGTGTGCATCGGCTGTCGTTACTGCCATATGGCCTGCCCGTACGGCGCGCCGCAGTACAACGCCGCTAAAGGTCATATGACCAAGTGCGACGGCTGCCATTCGCGGGTGACGGAGGGCAAAAAGCCGATCTGCGTCGAGTCCTGCCCGCTGCGCGCGCTGGACTTTGCGCCCGTTGACGAGCTGCGTGAAAAATACGGCAGCCTTGATGCCGTCGCCCCGCTGCCGTCCGGGCATTTTACAAAGCCGAATATCGTGATCAAACCCAACGCCAACAGCCGCCCCACCGGGGATAAAACCGGCTTTCTGGCTAACCCGCAGGAGGTGTGA
- a CDS encoding DmsC/YnfH family molybdoenzyme membrane anchor subunit, protein MGNGWHEWPLMIFTVFGQCVVGGFIVLAVALLRFETTSLQRQRIFTAMTGLWVLMGLAFVASTLHLGSPLRAFNALNRIGHSALSNEIASGALFFAVGGCGWLLAMMKKMPPALLRVWLVITALLGLVFVWMMARVYDSIDTIPTWYSLWTSLGFFLTVLTGGPLLGYLLLRVAGFRACGMRALPAVTLLAVMISLVAGLMQGHELAAISSSVQQAAALVPEYGTLMAWRVVLLLVALAVWIVPQLKNRQPAVPLLSLAFVLVLAGEMIARGIFYGLHMTVGMAVAG, encoded by the coding sequence ATGGGCAACGGATGGCATGAATGGCCGCTGATGATTTTTACCGTGTTTGGTCAGTGCGTGGTCGGTGGATTTATCGTCCTCGCCGTCGCGCTGCTGCGTTTTGAGACGACATCGTTGCAACGGCAACGCATCTTCACCGCCATGACCGGCCTGTGGGTGTTAATGGGGCTGGCCTTTGTGGCCTCGACCCTGCATCTGGGATCGCCCCTGCGCGCCTTTAATGCGCTCAATCGCATTGGGCATTCAGCGCTGAGTAACGAAATTGCCAGCGGTGCGCTGTTCTTTGCCGTGGGCGGATGCGGCTGGCTGCTGGCAATGATGAAAAAGATGCCGCCCGCGCTGTTACGCGTCTGGCTGGTGATCACCGCGCTGCTGGGGCTGGTATTTGTCTGGATGATGGCCAGGGTGTATGACAGCATCGACACCATCCCTACCTGGTACAGTCTCTGGACCTCGCTGGGGTTTTTCCTCACTGTGCTTACTGGCGGCCCGCTGCTGGGCTATCTGCTGCTGCGGGTTGCCGGGTTTCGGGCATGCGGCATGCGCGCGCTGCCAGCGGTGACGCTGCTGGCGGTCATGATCAGCCTTGTGGCTGGCCTGATGCAGGGCCATGAACTGGCAGCGATTTCCAGCTCTGTGCAGCAGGCTGCGGCGCTGGTGCCGGAATACGGCACCCTGATGGCCTGGCGCGTCGTGCTGCTGCTGGTGGCGCTGGCAGTGTGGATCGTCCCACAGCTTAAAAACCGCCAGCCTGCCGTGCCGCTGCTGTCGCTGGCATTCGTGCTGGTGCTGGCAGGCGAGATGATCGCGCGCGGCATTTTTTATGGTTTACACATGACGGTCGGCATGGCGGTGGCTGGCTGA
- a CDS encoding MFS transporter, translated as MFTYTRPVLLLLCGLLLLTLAIATLNTLVPLWLAHENLPVWQVGMVGSAFFTGNLVGTLLTGRLIKRMGFNRSYYIASLVFATGCVGLGLMVGFWNWMLWRFIAGIGCAMIWVVVESALMCSGTSRNRGRLLAAYMMVYYIGTVLGQLMVSKLSTELMHVLPWVTGIVLAAILPLLFTRIVDQNSEHQEATSVWPMLRLRQARLGVNGCIISGIVLGSLYGLMPLWLNHRGVSDAGIGFWMAVMVSAGILGQWPIGRLADRFGRLLVLRVQVFVVIMGCLAMLSNAAMAPALFVLGAAGFTLYPVAMAWACEKVEHHQLVAMNQALLLSYTVGSLFGPTFTAMLMQSYSDNLLFIMIASVSFIYLLMLLRKAGQHPTPVAHA; from the coding sequence ATGTTTACTTATACCCGGCCGGTGCTGTTACTGCTCTGCGGCCTGTTACTGCTGACGCTGGCGATCGCAACGCTGAACACGCTCGTCCCGCTCTGGCTCGCCCATGAAAACCTTCCGGTGTGGCAGGTTGGTATGGTCGGCTCTGCCTTTTTTACCGGCAACCTTGTCGGTACCCTGCTGACCGGGCGTCTGATTAAACGCATGGGGTTTAACCGCAGCTATTACATCGCGTCGCTGGTGTTCGCCACCGGCTGCGTCGGCCTCGGTCTGATGGTCGGCTTCTGGAACTGGATGCTGTGGCGCTTCATCGCCGGTATTGGCTGCGCCATGATCTGGGTGGTGGTGGAAAGCGCGCTGATGTGCAGCGGCACGTCGCGAAATCGTGGTCGCCTGCTGGCCGCCTATATGATGGTCTATTACATCGGTACGGTGCTGGGACAACTGATGGTCAGCAAACTGTCCACCGAGCTGATGCATGTCCTGCCGTGGGTGACCGGTATCGTGCTGGCGGCTATTCTGCCGCTGCTGTTTACCCGCATTGTCGATCAGAACAGCGAACATCAGGAAGCCACCAGCGTCTGGCCGATGCTGCGTCTGCGTCAGGCGCGGCTTGGGGTTAACGGCTGCATTATTTCCGGCATTGTGCTGGGTTCGTTGTATGGCCTGATGCCGCTCTGGCTGAACCACCGTGGCGTGAGCGATGCCGGTATTGGCTTCTGGATGGCCGTGATGGTCAGCGCCGGTATTCTCGGACAGTGGCCGATTGGCCGACTGGCGGATCGCTTTGGACGTCTGCTGGTGTTACGGGTGCAGGTTTTTGTGGTGATCATGGGATGTCTGGCCATGCTCAGCAATGCGGCGATGGCGCCGGCGCTGTTTGTCCTCGGCGCGGCGGGGTTCACGCTCTATCCGGTGGCGATGGCCTGGGCCTGCGAAAAGGTCGAACATCATCAGTTGGTGGCGATGAATCAGGCGCTTCTGCTCAGTTACACCGTCGGCAGTCTTTTCGGCCCGACCTTCACCGCCATGCTGATGCAAAGTTATTCCGATAATTTGTTGTTTATCATGATCGCCAGCGTCTCCTTTATCTATCTGCTGATGCTGCTGCGTAAAGCAGGTCAGCATCCAACGCCAGTGGCTCACGCCTGA
- a CDS encoding anti-virulence regulator CigR family protein has translation MHTRRFNTLALAVVLSLSFVSAPGMANPGNGNGNGNHGNADHGNKQKNDHGNRGGAEKKNVSDDVSVRLSYDRARSLAVNHGLTGYRSLPPGIAKNLARGKPLPPGIAKKMVPSSMLGQLPSYPGYEWRIAGDDLVLIALSTAIVTAVINGVFE, from the coding sequence ATGCACACTCGTCGTTTTAATACCCTCGCGCTGGCAGTCGTTTTATCCCTGTCCTTTGTTTCCGCACCGGGCATGGCTAACCCTGGTAACGGGAATGGTAACGGAAATCACGGTAACGCGGATCATGGGAATAAACAGAAAAATGACCATGGCAACCGGGGCGGGGCGGAAAAGAAAAACGTCAGCGATGATGTCTCTGTCCGGCTGAGCTACGATCGCGCCCGTTCGCTGGCGGTGAATCATGGCCTGACGGGTTACCGTTCGCTGCCGCCCGGCATCGCCAAAAACCTGGCGCGCGGTAAGCCTCTGCCCCCGGGCATTGCCAAAAAAATGGTGCCGTCTTCTATGCTGGGGCAACTGCCTTCTTACCCCGGTTATGAATGGCGTATCGCCGGTGACGATCTGGTATTGATTGCGCTGAGCACGGCCATTGTGACGGCAGTCATCAACGGCGTGTTTGAATAA
- the pflA gene encoding pyruvate formate lyase 1-activating protein encodes MSVIGRIHSFESCGTVDGPGIRFITFFQGCLMRCLYCHNRDTWDTHGGKEITVEELMKEVVTYRHFMNASGGGVTASGGEAILQAEFVRDWFRACHKEGIHTCLDTNGFVRRYDPVIDELLEVTDLVMLDLKQMNDEIHQNLVGVSNHRTLEFAQYLSKKNIKVWIRYVVVPGWSDDDDSAHRLGEFTRDMGNVEKIELLPYHELGKHKWVAMGEEYKLDGVHPPKKETMERVKGILEQYGHKVMY; translated from the coding sequence ATGTCAGTGATCGGTCGCATTCACTCCTTTGAATCCTGTGGCACCGTAGATGGCCCGGGCATTCGCTTTATCACCTTCTTTCAGGGCTGCCTGATGCGCTGCCTGTACTGCCATAACCGTGACACCTGGGACACGCACGGCGGTAAAGAAATTACCGTCGAGGAGCTGATGAAAGAAGTGGTGACCTACCGCCACTTTATGAACGCGTCAGGCGGCGGCGTGACCGCATCCGGCGGCGAGGCCATTCTCCAGGCTGAATTTGTACGTGACTGGTTCCGCGCCTGTCACAAGGAAGGTATTCATACCTGCCTCGATACCAATGGCTTTGTGCGTCGTTACGATCCGGTCATTGATGAACTGCTGGAAGTCACCGACCTGGTGATGCTCGATCTGAAACAGATGAACGATGAGATCCACCAGAATCTGGTGGGCGTCTCCAATCACCGTACGCTGGAATTTGCTCAGTATCTGTCGAAGAAAAACATTAAGGTCTGGATCCGCTATGTGGTGGTGCCCGGCTGGTCGGACGATGATGATTCTGCCCACCGCTTAGGTGAATTCACGCGCGACATGGGTAACGTAGAAAAAATCGAACTGCTCCCCTATCATGAGCTGGGTAAACATAAGTGGGTGGCGATGGGCGAAGAGTACAAGCTCGATGGCGTGCATCCGCCGAAAAAAGAGACCATGGAGCGCGTGAAAGGCATCCTTGAACAGTATGGTCACAAGGTCATGTACTAA
- the pflB gene encoding formate C-acetyltransferase has protein sequence MSELNEKLATAWEGFAKGDWQNEVNVRDFIQKNYTPYEGDESFLAGATEATTSLWDKVMEGVKLENRTHAPVDFDTSIASTITSHDAGYINKNLEKIVGLQTEAPLKRAIIPFGGIKMVEGSCKAYNRELDPMLKKIFTEYRKTHNQGVFDVYTKDILNCRKSGVLTGLPDAYGRGRIIGDYRRVALYGIDFLMKDKYAQFLSLQDKLENGVDLEATIRLREEIAEQHRALGQIKEMAAKYGCDISAPAKNAQEAVQWTYFGYLAAVKSQNGAAMSFGRVSTFLDVYFERDLKAGKITEQEAQELIDHLVMKLRMVRFLRTPEYDELFSGDPIWATESIGGMGVDGRTLVTKNSFRFLNTLYTMGPSPEPNITVLWSEKLPMAFKKYAAKVSIDTSSLQYENDDLMRPDFNNDDYAIACCVSPMVVGKQMQFFGARANLAKTMLYAINGGVDEKMKIQVGPKSEPIKGDVLNFDEVLDRMDHFMDWLAKQYVTALNIIHYMHDKYSYEASLMALHDRDVIRTMACGIAGLSVAADSLSAIKYAKVTPVRDEDGLAIDFKIEGEYPQFGNNDARVDDLAVDLVERFMKKIQKLTTYRNAIPTQSVLTITSNVVYGKKTGNTPDGRRAGAPFGPGANPMHGRDQKGAVASLTSVAKLPFAYAKDGISYTFSIVPNALGKDDEVRKTNLAGLMDGYFHHESTIEGGQHLNVNVMNREMLLDAMENPEKYPQLTIRVSGYAVRFNSLTKEQQQDVITRTFTQTM, from the coding sequence ATGTCCGAGCTTAATGAAAAGTTAGCCACAGCCTGGGAAGGTTTTGCGAAAGGTGACTGGCAGAACGAAGTCAACGTACGCGACTTTATCCAGAAAAACTACACGCCTTACGAGGGTGACGAATCCTTCCTGGCCGGCGCCACTGAAGCTACCACCTCGCTTTGGGACAAAGTGATGGAAGGCGTGAAGCTGGAAAACCGCACTCACGCACCTGTTGATTTCGACACCTCAATTGCCTCCACCATTACTTCTCATGATGCTGGCTACATCAACAAAAACCTTGAGAAAATCGTTGGTCTGCAAACTGAAGCGCCTCTGAAACGTGCGATCATCCCGTTCGGCGGCATTAAAATGGTTGAAGGTTCCTGCAAAGCGTATAACCGCGAGCTGGACCCGATGCTGAAAAAAATCTTCACCGAATACCGTAAAACCCATAACCAGGGCGTGTTCGATGTTTACACCAAAGACATCCTGAACTGCCGTAAATCCGGTGTGCTGACCGGTCTGCCGGACGCCTATGGCCGTGGCCGTATCATCGGTGACTATCGTCGCGTTGCGCTGTACGGCATCGACTTCCTGATGAAAGACAAATACGCCCAGTTCCTGTCCCTGCAGGACAAACTGGAAAACGGCGTTGATCTGGAAGCGACTATCCGTCTGCGCGAAGAAATCGCCGAACAGCACCGTGCTCTGGGCCAGATCAAAGAGATGGCTGCTAAATACGGCTGCGATATTTCTGCTCCGGCAAAAAATGCGCAAGAAGCGGTACAGTGGACTTACTTCGGCTACCTGGCCGCTGTGAAATCCCAGAACGGCGCAGCAATGTCCTTCGGTCGTGTTTCCACCTTCCTCGACGTGTACTTTGAGCGCGACCTGAAAGCGGGCAAAATCACCGAACAAGAAGCTCAGGAACTGATTGACCACCTGGTCATGAAACTGCGTATGGTTCGCTTCCTGCGTACCCCTGAGTATGATGAACTGTTCTCCGGCGACCCGATTTGGGCAACTGAATCTATCGGTGGTATGGGCGTTGATGGCCGTACTCTGGTTACCAAAAACAGCTTCCGTTTCCTGAACACCCTGTACACCATGGGTCCGTCTCCGGAACCAAACATCACCGTGCTGTGGTCAGAAAAACTGCCGATGGCCTTCAAAAAATACGCAGCGAAAGTGTCTATCGATACTTCCTCCCTGCAGTATGAAAATGATGACCTGATGCGTCCTGACTTCAACAACGACGACTACGCGATCGCTTGCTGCGTAAGCCCGATGGTTGTTGGTAAGCAAATGCAGTTCTTCGGCGCTCGCGCTAACCTCGCGAAAACCATGCTGTACGCTATCAACGGCGGCGTTGATGAAAAAATGAAAATCCAGGTGGGTCCGAAGTCTGAACCTATCAAAGGCGATGTCCTGAACTTCGATGAAGTGCTGGATCGCATGGATCACTTCATGGACTGGCTGGCTAAACAGTACGTTACCGCACTGAACATCATCCATTACATGCACGACAAGTACAGCTACGAAGCCTCTCTGATGGCGCTGCACGACCGTGACGTTATCCGCACCATGGCGTGTGGTATCGCAGGTCTGTCCGTTGCGGCTGACTCCCTGTCTGCAATCAAATATGCGAAAGTCACCCCGGTGCGTGACGAAGACGGTCTGGCTATCGACTTCAAAATCGAAGGTGAATACCCGCAGTTTGGTAACAACGATGCTCGCGTAGATGACCTGGCGGTTGACCTGGTTGAACGTTTCATGAAGAAAATTCAGAAACTGACTACCTACCGTAACGCTATCCCGACGCAGTCTGTTCTGACCATCACCTCTAACGTTGTGTATGGTAAGAAAACGGGTAACACCCCGGATGGTCGTCGTGCTGGCGCGCCGTTTGGACCAGGTGCTAACCCGATGCACGGCCGTGACCAGAAAGGCGCCGTTGCCTCTCTGACTTCCGTTGCAAAACTGCCGTTCGCTTACGCTAAAGATGGTATCTCTTACACCTTCTCTATCGTACCGAATGCGCTGGGTAAAGATGACGAAGTGCGTAAAACCAACCTGGCAGGCCTGATGGATGGTTACTTCCATCATGAGTCTACCATCGAAGGCGGTCAGCACCTGAACGTCAACGTCATGAACCGTGAAATGCTGCTCGACGCGATGGAAAACCCGGAAAAATATCCGCAGCTGACCATCCGTGTATCCGGCTACGCGGTACGTTTTAACTCCCTGACGAAAGAACAGCAGCAGGACGTTATTACCCGTACCTTCACCCAGACCATGTAA
- the focA gene encoding formate transporter FocA: MKADNPFDLLLPAAMAKVAEEAGVYKATKHPLTTFYLAITAGVFISIAFVFYITATTGTATMPFGIAKLIGGICFSLGLILCVICGADLFTSTVLIVVAKASGRITWGQLARNWVNVYVGNLIGALLFVLLMWLSGEYMVANGGWGLNLLQTADHKMHHTFVEAVALGILANLMVCLAVWMSYSGRSLMDKALIMVLPVGMFVASGFEHSIANMFLIPLGIVIRHFAAPEFWTAIGSTPESFSHLTVMNFITDNLIPVTIGNIIGGGLLVGLTYWVIYLRGDDHH; the protein is encoded by the coding sequence GTGAAAGCTGACAACCCTTTTGATCTATTGCTACCAGCTGCTATGGCGAAAGTTGCCGAGGAAGCCGGTGTCTATAAAGCAACGAAACATCCGCTGACCACCTTTTATCTGGCGATCACCGCGGGCGTATTCATCTCCATCGCTTTCGTGTTCTACATCACTGCCACGACCGGCACCGCGACTATGCCGTTCGGTATCGCCAAACTGATTGGCGGCATATGTTTTTCTCTGGGGCTGATCCTGTGCGTTATCTGCGGCGCCGACCTGTTTACTTCAACGGTACTGATTGTCGTCGCGAAAGCCAGCGGACGCATCACTTGGGGCCAGCTCGCCCGGAACTGGGTTAACGTTTATGTCGGCAACCTGATTGGTGCGCTATTATTCGTACTGTTGATGTGGTTATCTGGTGAATATATGGTCGCTAACGGTGGCTGGGGACTCAACCTCCTGCAAACCGCCGATCATAAAATGCATCACACTTTTGTCGAAGCCGTGGCTCTCGGGATCCTGGCAAACCTGATGGTCTGTCTGGCGGTATGGATGAGTTACTCCGGCCGCAGCCTGATGGATAAAGCCCTCATCATGGTTCTGCCCGTCGGTATGTTTGTCGCCAGCGGCTTCGAACACAGTATTGCAAACATGTTCTTGATCCCACTGGGTATCGTAATTCGTCATTTTGCAGCGCCGGAGTTCTGGACCGCGATCGGTTCGACTCCAGAAAGTTTTTCTCATCTGACAGTGATGAACTTCATAACAGATAACCTGATCCCGGTAACCATCGGGAACATTATCGGCGGGGGTTTACTTGTTGGGTTGACATACTGGGTCATTTACCTGCGTGGCGACGACCATCATTAA